The following are encoded in a window of Natronoarchaeum philippinense genomic DNA:
- a CDS encoding peptidylprolyl isomerase, which translates to MSDLTATLHTTHGDIDVELYDEKVPTTVENFVNLAEHDPAANDEPAPETTTWEDPQSGEVRGDALYNDVPFHRVIADFMIQGGDPTGTGRGGPGYEFEDEFHDDLSHDGPGVLSMANSGPNTNGSQFFITLDAQPHLDGRHAVFGKVVDGMDVVEEIGALPTDAQDNPNEEVLLESVTVHDE; encoded by the coding sequence ATGAGCGATCTGACTGCCACGCTGCACACGACCCACGGCGACATCGACGTCGAACTGTACGACGAGAAGGTGCCCACGACCGTCGAGAACTTCGTCAACCTCGCGGAGCACGACCCCGCCGCGAACGACGAGCCCGCGCCCGAGACGACGACGTGGGAAGACCCCCAGAGCGGCGAGGTCCGGGGCGACGCGCTGTACAACGACGTTCCGTTCCACCGCGTCATCGCCGACTTCATGATTCAGGGCGGCGATCCGACCGGCACCGGACGGGGCGGCCCCGGCTACGAGTTCGAAGACGAGTTCCACGACGACCTCTCTCACGACGGCCCCGGCGTGCTCTCGATGGCCAACAGCGGCCCGAACACGAACGGCTCGCAGTTTTTCATCACGCTGGACGCCCAGCCCCACCTCGACGGCCGCCACGCCGTCTTCGGCAAGGTCGTAGATGGGATGGACGTGGTCGAGGAGATCGGCGCGCTGCCGACCGACGCGCAGGACAACCCCAACGAGGAAGTCCTGCTGGAGTCCGTGACGGTCCACGACGAGTAA
- a CDS encoding HVO_A0556 family zinc finger protein: protein MATVDRRSVLQKLEGKECPWTEDCTGTLERGRYKGDEALVCPDCDTPIVRIW, encoded by the coding sequence GTGGCAACCGTCGACCGCAGAAGCGTCCTCCAGAAACTCGAAGGCAAGGAGTGCCCGTGGACCGAAGACTGCACGGGCACGCTCGAACGCGGCCGATACAAGGGCGACGAAGCGCTCGTCTGTCCCGACTGCGACACGCCGATCGTCCGGATCTGGTAG
- a CDS encoding cobalamin-binding protein yields the protein MNVVTLLPSATEIAYALGIGPVGVSHECDVPPAAAAKPSINRSRIDAGASSAEIDAQVLDAERAGGVYEIDIAALDRVDPDLIVTQGICDVCAVDSVLVEDAVDRIDADPEILTTDPHSVGDVLDDIERIGRATGRAERAADVVADLEARIDAVRERTAEIPDAERPEVAILDWLDPVMVAGHWIPELVEWAGGEYGLAEHGARSRPREWAEIREHDPDVLVAAPCGFDLDQTRENLDDLTDRAGWSDLRAVETGRAFALDGHEYANRPGPRLVETLEYLAGLFHPDRFAAPPDDAAAPLPELAEIR from the coding sequence ATGAACGTCGTCACCCTGCTGCCCTCGGCGACCGAGATCGCCTACGCGCTGGGGATCGGGCCCGTCGGCGTCTCACACGAGTGTGACGTGCCGCCCGCGGCCGCGGCGAAGCCGTCGATCAACCGCTCGCGGATCGACGCCGGCGCGAGCAGCGCCGAGATCGACGCGCAGGTGCTCGACGCCGAGCGCGCCGGCGGCGTCTACGAGATCGACATCGCGGCGCTCGATCGGGTCGACCCCGACCTGATCGTCACGCAGGGGATCTGTGACGTCTGTGCGGTCGACTCGGTGCTCGTCGAGGACGCAGTCGATCGGATCGACGCCGACCCAGAGATCCTGACCACCGATCCCCACAGCGTCGGCGACGTGCTCGACGATATCGAACGGATCGGGCGAGCGACCGGCCGCGCGGAGCGAGCAGCCGACGTTGTCGCCGACCTCGAAGCCCGGATCGACGCCGTGCGCGAGCGAACCGCCGAGATTCCCGACGCCGAGCGGCCCGAAGTGGCGATCCTCGACTGGCTCGATCCGGTGATGGTCGCGGGCCACTGGATACCCGAACTCGTCGAGTGGGCCGGCGGCGAGTACGGCCTCGCAGAGCACGGCGCGCGCTCGCGGCCCCGCGAGTGGGCCGAGATCCGCGAGCACGACCCGGACGTGCTGGTCGCGGCACCCTGTGGCTTCGATCTGGACCAGACCCGCGAAAATCTCGACGACCTCACCGACCGTGCTGGCTGGTCGGACCTCCGAGCCGTCGAGACCGGCCGAGCGTTCGCGCTGGACGGCCACGAGTACGCCAACCGACCGGGGCCGCGGCTGGTCGAGACGTTGGAGTATCTGGCGGGGCTGTTCCACCCCGATCGGTTCGCGGCGCCGCCGGACGACGCCGCGGCGCCGCTACCGGAACTAGCCGAGATCCGGTAG
- a CDS encoding PINc/VapC family ATPase, with translation MKVVPDTSVVIDGRVSDRVESGDFADATISVPEAVVAELEAQANDGHDSGWDGLEELQRLAGHADDGEIDLEYVGERPDAIERGHASEGEIDALIRDLAADLDATFVTSDIVQSEVAEAKGLAVEYISPETEEVGTLSVEEYFDDQTMSVHLKTEVAPKAKRGAIGDMHYETIAEDALAESEMKELAQEITNAAKESHEGFIELSEPGMTIVQFRDYRIAIAQPPFSDGVEITAVRPIVQTDLDDYEFADELRDRMKERQRGILISGSPGAGKSTFAQAVAHFLVDSDYSVKTMEKPRDLQVGPEITQYTELGGEMAMTADSLLMVRPDYTIYDEVRKTDDFEVFADMRLAGVGMIGVVHATRAIDALQRLVGRVELGMIPQVVDTVVYIEAGEVHTVYDVATEVKVPHGLMEEDLARPVIVIKDFETGEPAYEIYTFNRQVVTVPLNDEDDGDEAGVDRIARQEIEREIRSIARGHVDVELKSQNSAVVYVEDDDISTVIGKGGGRIQDVENRLGIDIDVRTHDEKPPGAGSGSGGAGGQSGGGDASGGQPGQIVQPEITSQHVIVPVEGHAGETVEVQADEEYLFTATVSRGGEVQVSRGSAIAEELERAIDRRRQITVVPS, from the coding sequence ATGAAGGTTGTTCCGGACACGAGCGTAGTAATCGACGGTCGCGTGTCCGACCGCGTCGAGAGCGGCGACTTCGCCGACGCGACGATCTCGGTCCCCGAGGCCGTCGTCGCCGAGCTAGAGGCCCAAGCCAACGACGGCCACGACAGCGGCTGGGACGGACTCGAAGAGCTCCAGCGGCTGGCCGGCCACGCCGACGACGGCGAGATCGATCTGGAGTACGTCGGCGAGCGCCCGGACGCGATCGAGCGCGGCCACGCCAGCGAGGGCGAGATCGACGCGCTGATCCGCGATCTGGCCGCCGACCTCGACGCCACGTTCGTCACTAGCGACATCGTCCAGAGCGAGGTCGCGGAAGCGAAAGGACTGGCAGTCGAGTACATCTCCCCCGAGACCGAGGAGGTCGGGACGCTGTCGGTCGAGGAGTATTTCGACGACCAGACGATGAGCGTCCACCTCAAGACCGAGGTCGCACCGAAGGCAAAGCGGGGCGCCATCGGCGACATGCACTACGAGACGATCGCCGAGGACGCCCTCGCCGAGAGCGAGATGAAAGAACTCGCCCAAGAGATCACAAACGCCGCCAAGGAGTCCCACGAGGGCTTTATCGAACTCTCCGAGCCGGGCATGACGATCGTGCAGTTCCGCGACTACCGGATCGCCATCGCCCAGCCGCCGTTTTCCGACGGCGTCGAGATCACCGCCGTCCGGCCGATCGTCCAGACCGATCTGGACGACTACGAGTTCGCCGACGAGCTCCGCGACCGGATGAAAGAGCGCCAGCGCGGCATCCTCATCTCGGGATCCCCCGGCGCCGGGAAGTCGACGTTCGCCCAAGCTGTCGCGCACTTCCTCGTCGACAGCGACTACTCCGTCAAGACGATGGAGAAGCCGCGTGACCTGCAGGTCGGGCCTGAAATTACTCAGTACACAGAGCTGGGCGGCGAGATGGCGATGACGGCCGACTCGCTGCTGATGGTCCGGCCCGACTACACCATCTACGACGAGGTGCGAAAGACCGACGACTTCGAGGTGTTCGCGGACATGCGGCTGGCCGGCGTCGGCATGATCGGCGTCGTCCACGCGACGCGCGCGATCGACGCCCTCCAGCGGCTGGTCGGCCGGGTCGAGCTCGGCATGATCCCACAGGTCGTCGACACCGTCGTCTACATCGAGGCCGGCGAGGTCCACACCGTCTACGACGTGGCGACCGAGGTGAAGGTCCCCCACGGCCTGATGGAAGAGGACCTCGCCCGCCCGGTAATCGTCATCAAGGACTTCGAGACGGGCGAACCCGCCTACGAGATCTACACGTTCAACCGGCAGGTCGTCACCGTCCCGCTGAACGACGAGGACGACGGCGACGAGGCCGGCGTCGACCGGATCGCCCGTCAAGAGATCGAACGCGAAATTCGGTCGATCGCTCGGGGCCACGTCGACGTGGAACTCAAGAGTCAAAACAGCGCCGTGGTGTACGTCGAGGACGACGACATCTCGACGGTCATCGGCAAAGGCGGCGGACGCATTCAGGACGTGGAGAACAGACTTGGGATCGACATCGACGTTCGCACCCACGACGAGAAGCCGCCGGGCGCCGGTTCGGGTAGCGGCGGTGCGGGCGGACAGTCCGGCGGCGGCGACGCCTCGGGCGGCCAGCCCGGCCAGATCGTCCAGCCCGAGATCACCTCCCAGCACGTGATCGTGCCCGTCGAGGGCCACGCCGGCGAGACCGTCGAAGTGCAGGCCGACGAGGAGTATCTCTTCACCGCGACGGTGAGCCGCGGCGGCGAGGTGCAGGTCTCGCGCGGCAGCGCCATCGCCGAGGAGTTAGAGCGTGCGATCGACCGCCGGCGACAGATCACCGTCGTCCCGTCCTGA
- a CDS encoding class I SAM-dependent methyltransferase, translating into MESRPSQTDQSTDHDAVATERPAEPDQPIGPTGDGTADAAAASTPAQPETTAEVSDGSLYDTARRCYRLALLAASLPIVLGEYFRPQTGSEYGVGLGAKFVLAGKMLRNNRAIPTGSSFVEHLVMATKVLSTPADAEGTIVECGCYKGGSTANLSLVAGLADRQLVAFDCFEGMPEPGDTDSEHLLVASERVHTYEENSWSAPLEEAVENIETYGDPSAVTIHAGYFGETMPEFDQPVALAFLDVGLRSSAETAVEELWPLLDDDCYLFTHEAKHMEIASLFFESEWWSEHLDTEPPGLVGAGSGLGLHPAPNGFSSLLAYTIKNPDTGAFETVAETGEDNTVDASISKDA; encoded by the coding sequence ATGGAATCCCGACCGTCACAGACAGACCAGTCAACAGATCACGACGCCGTCGCCACCGAGCGACCAGCCGAGCCCGACCAACCGATCGGACCGACCGGAGACGGGACGGCAGACGCCGCGGCGGCGTCGACGCCGGCACAACCAGAGACGACGGCCGAAGTGAGCGACGGCTCCCTCTACGACACCGCACGTCGGTGCTATCGGCTCGCACTGCTGGCGGCGAGTCTTCCGATCGTTCTCGGGGAGTATTTCCGCCCGCAGACCGGCTCCGAGTACGGTGTCGGCCTCGGCGCGAAGTTCGTCCTCGCCGGTAAGATGCTGCGGAACAACCGTGCGATCCCGACCGGTTCGTCGTTCGTCGAGCATCTCGTGATGGCGACGAAAGTGCTCTCGACGCCCGCCGACGCCGAGGGTACGATCGTCGAATGCGGCTGTTACAAGGGCGGGAGCACCGCCAACCTCTCGTTGGTCGCCGGACTCGCCGACCGCCAGCTCGTCGCGTTCGACTGCTTCGAGGGGATGCCAGAGCCCGGCGACACCGACAGCGAGCACCTGCTGGTCGCCTCCGAGCGCGTTCACACCTACGAGGAGAACTCGTGGTCGGCGCCGCTGGAGGAAGCAGTCGAGAACATCGAAACGTACGGCGATCCGTCCGCAGTGACGATCCACGCGGGCTACTTCGGCGAGACGATGCCGGAGTTCGACCAGCCGGTCGCGCTTGCGTTCCTCGACGTTGGCCTGCGCTCCTCGGCCGAGACGGCGGTCGAGGAGCTGTGGCCGCTGCTGGACGACGACTGCTATCTCTTCACGCACGAGGCAAAGCACATGGAGATCGCGTCGCTCTTTTTCGAGAGCGAGTGGTGGAGCGAGCACCTCGATACCGAACCGCCGGGACTGGTCGGCGCGGGTAGCGGCCTCGGCCTCCACCCGGCGCCGAACGGCTTTTCGAGCCTGCTGGCCTACACGATCAAGAACCCCGACACCGGCGCGTTCGAGACCGTCGCCGAAACCGGCGAGGACAACACCGTCGACGCGTCGATCAGCAAGGACGCCTGA
- a CDS encoding GNAT family N-acetyltransferase, whose amino-acid sequence MSSDSLEATYEIRRYRPEDRAGVIALDDAVWDRNRGGRWFDWKYGANPYVDHVPLFVAVEDGTVVGARPFMAFRLRAGETTALALQPADTMVHPDHRRKGIFTRMNERAIEFYQDNDADLFFNFPNEASLPGYLNLGWRRVDDKRTFYRVQSPDTFVPQYAEGRAATLLGQLAAPIVRGYHEVRTELAQPPPELAVDLRPGVDAAALTDLYRANPPTKFHARRDEEFYEWRFGSPVWSRSTYVAAENGEPVVGAVARTRQTNGGVEIAQIAEIVPMDGGRRWREALAELLGDVLGDHADADLVAVTGSIVPDDVLAAYGFSPDDRLPLSKFSDHRCALVTRPVDGESWSLDGRELTRTVNWLLSYGERDTT is encoded by the coding sequence ATGAGTAGCGACTCGCTCGAGGCCACCTACGAGATACGCAGGTATCGCCCCGAGGATCGCGCCGGCGTGATCGCCCTCGACGACGCGGTGTGGGACCGCAACCGCGGGGGGCGCTGGTTCGACTGGAAATACGGGGCGAACCCCTACGTCGATCACGTCCCGCTGTTCGTCGCCGTCGAGGACGGGACCGTCGTCGGAGCGCGGCCGTTCATGGCGTTTCGGCTGCGAGCGGGCGAGACGACCGCGCTGGCCCTCCAGCCGGCCGACACCATGGTCCATCCGGATCACCGCCGCAAGGGGATCTTCACGCGCATGAACGAGCGAGCGATCGAGTTCTATCAGGACAACGACGCCGACCTCTTCTTTAATTTCCCCAACGAGGCGTCGCTTCCGGGCTATCTGAACCTCGGCTGGCGGCGAGTCGACGACAAGCGCACGTTCTATCGGGTTCAAAGCCCCGACACGTTCGTCCCGCAGTACGCCGAGGGGCGAGCGGCGACCCTGCTCGGCCAACTGGCAGCCCCGATCGTTCGGGGGTATCACGAGGTCAGGACGGAACTGGCACAGCCGCCGCCGGAGTTGGCCGTCGACCTGCGCCCGGGCGTCGACGCCGCCGCGCTGACCGATCTCTACCGGGCGAATCCGCCGACGAAGTTCCACGCCCGACGTGACGAGGAGTTCTACGAGTGGCGCTTTGGCAGCCCCGTCTGGTCACGGTCGACGTACGTCGCCGCGGAAAACGGCGAACCGGTCGTCGGAGCGGTCGCGCGGACGCGACAGACCAACGGCGGCGTCGAGATCGCTCAGATCGCCGAAATCGTTCCGATGGACGGCGGGCGGCGCTGGCGCGAGGCGCTAGCGGAGCTGCTCGGAGACGTGCTCGGCGACCACGCCGACGCCGATCTGGTCGCAGTCACCGGTTCGATCGTCCCCGACGACGTGCTGGCGGCCTACGGCTTCTCGCCGGACGATCGGCTGCCGCTCTCGAAGTTCAGCGACCACCGCTGTGCGCTGGTTACCCGACCGGTCGACGGCGAGTCGTGGTCGCTCGACGGACGCGAACTGACGCGAACTGTCAACTGGCTGTTGAGCTACGGCGAGCGCGACACGACCTGA
- a CDS encoding M20 family metallopeptidase, whose amino-acid sequence MNELDELAAELVSIPSHDDETAAGERIADWLDAETAASVRIDEAGNVIARRGSGDRSLALVGHHDVVPPDESQVASETLDGADEYVVERRDGRLHGRGSADMKGAVAAAMLAFRDADPSGELVFASFAGEEQGGVGAQAAIESGFCPEYAVVGEGSTGYSAPGVTDVAVAHKGRRASTVRASGQSAHASNPSEGENAIYRACDAVDELRALDVPTVEVAGEELSGSLVATEVEGGTAWNVVPDACEVTVDERTVPGERAPIERVESISGVGVEIEQDLPPMRCGDDAFAETVLDAAAEAQDAAPELVTKPHATDAGWLSQAGTTCVVCGPAEPGEAHTEDESVSLAVLERCYELYRGVAERWPAV is encoded by the coding sequence GTGAACGAACTCGACGAGCTCGCGGCCGAACTGGTCTCGATCCCGAGCCACGACGACGAGACCGCGGCCGGCGAGCGGATCGCCGACTGGCTCGACGCGGAGACGGCGGCGTCGGTCCGGATCGACGAGGCCGGCAACGTGATCGCCCGACGGGGATCGGGCGACCGATCGCTGGCGCTCGTCGGCCATCACGACGTGGTGCCACCGGACGAGTCGCAGGTCGCCAGCGAGACCCTAGATGGCGCCGACGAGTACGTCGTCGAACGCCGGGACGGCCGACTGCACGGTCGCGGGAGCGCCGACATGAAGGGCGCGGTCGCCGCCGCCATGCTGGCGTTTCGGGATGCCGACCCGTCGGGCGAACTCGTCTTCGCCAGTTTCGCCGGCGAGGAACAGGGCGGCGTCGGCGCGCAGGCGGCAATCGAGTCCGGATTCTGTCCGGAGTACGCCGTCGTCGGCGAGGGATCGACGGGCTACTCCGCACCGGGCGTGACCGATGTCGCCGTCGCACACAAGGGCCGCCGGGCAAGCACGGTCCGCGCGAGCGGACAGAGCGCGCACGCGAGCAACCCGAGCGAGGGCGAGAACGCGATCTATCGCGCCTGCGACGCCGTCGACGAACTGCGCGCGCTCGACGTGCCGACCGTCGAGGTGGCCGGCGAGGAGCTATCTGGAAGCCTCGTCGCCACCGAGGTCGAGGGCGGAACCGCGTGGAACGTCGTCCCCGACGCCTGCGAGGTGACCGTCGACGAGCGCACCGTCCCCGGCGAGCGCGCCCCGATCGAACGCGTCGAGTCGATCTCCGGCGTCGGCGTCGAGATCGAGCAGGACCTCCCGCCGATGCGCTGTGGCGACGACGCCTTCGCCGAGACCGTGCTCGACGCCGCCGCGGAAGCGCAGGACGCCGCGCCCGAACTGGTGACAAAGCCCCACGCGACTGACGCCGGCTGGCTCTCACAGGCTGGGACGACCTGCGTGGTCTGTGGCCCCGCCGAACCCGGCGAGGCGCACACCGAAGACGAGTCGGTGTCGCTGGCCGTCTTGGAACGGTGTTACGAGCTCTACCGCGGCGTCGCCGAGCGGTGGCCTGCGGTATGA
- a CDS encoding carboxypeptidase M32 produces the protein MATDATEAAADETYEEFLATVQRLTNVQNAAGVLNWDQEVMMPEGGTPARSQQLSALSAVSHELLTDDETGDYLDALEDADLDDDRAAVVREVRREHDRATSVPTDLVEEISKTTTEAHPKWKQAREEDDFSIFAPTLEKLIELKREYAEHVDPDADPYAVLFAEYEPYLDLDTAERVLDELKNELVPLIDAVADSDAELATDAFSGEFPESDQEAFVRDVLDELGYDWDRGRLDTAPHPFSSGTQFDARVTTRFNEADPMGALLSTVHEFGHATYTQGLPDDHYGTPLGESRDLSVHESQSRFWENHVGRTRAFWERLLPAMQERFPQLEGVSVQQAYEAANQVYDDNLIRVEADELTYHMHIIVRFEIEQALIRGELDVEDVPEVWNDKYEEYLGIRPDTDAEGCLQDIHWSHGSFGYFPTYTLGSVLAAQIDDAIREDLDVDELVRTGEFEPIHEWLTDTVHSEGCRFTTDDLIERATGEELTADYFVDYVTEKYGDLYGV, from the coding sequence ATGGCGACAGACGCGACCGAAGCAGCAGCCGACGAGACCTACGAAGAGTTTCTCGCCACCGTACAGCGACTGACGAACGTCCAGAACGCCGCCGGCGTCCTCAACTGGGATCAGGAAGTGATGATGCCCGAAGGCGGCACGCCCGCCCGTTCCCAACAGCTCTCGGCGCTCTCGGCGGTGAGCCACGAACTGCTCACTGACGACGAGACCGGCGACTACCTCGACGCACTGGAGGACGCCGACCTCGACGACGATCGGGCGGCCGTCGTGCGCGAAGTGCGCCGCGAGCACGACCGGGCGACGAGCGTCCCGACCGACCTCGTCGAGGAGATCTCGAAGACGACCACCGAGGCCCACCCCAAGTGGAAGCAAGCGCGCGAGGAAGACGACTTCTCGATCTTCGCGCCGACGCTGGAGAAGCTGATCGAACTGAAACGCGAGTACGCCGAGCACGTCGACCCCGACGCCGATCCCTACGCGGTGCTGTTCGCCGAGTACGAGCCCTACCTCGATCTCGACACCGCCGAGCGAGTGCTCGACGAACTCAAGAACGAACTGGTCCCGCTGATCGACGCCGTCGCCGACTCCGACGCCGAACTGGCGACCGACGCGTTCTCCGGGGAGTTCCCCGAAAGCGATCAAGAGGCGTTCGTCCGCGACGTGCTCGACGAACTGGGCTACGACTGGGATCGGGGCCGCCTCGACACCGCACCTCATCCGTTCTCCTCGGGGACGCAGTTCGACGCCCGCGTCACGACGCGGTTCAACGAAGCCGATCCGATGGGCGCGCTGCTCAGCACGGTCCACGAGTTCGGCCACGCCACCTACACCCAGGGCCTGCCCGACGACCACTACGGGACGCCGCTGGGCGAGTCGCGTGACCTCTCGGTCCACGAGTCCCAGTCGCGGTTCTGGGAGAACCACGTCGGCCGCACTCGGGCCTTCTGGGAGCGCCTCCTGCCGGCGATGCAAGAGCGGTTCCCGCAGTTGGAGGGCGTCTCCGTCCAGCAAGCCTACGAGGCCGCCAATCAGGTGTACGACGACAACCTGATCCGGGTCGAAGCGGACGAGCTGACCTATCACATGCACATCATCGTCCGCTTCGAGATCGAGCAGGCGCTGATCCGCGGCGAACTCGACGTCGAGGACGTGCCCGAGGTCTGGAACGACAAGTACGAGGAGTATCTCGGTATCCGTCCCGACACCGACGCAGAAGGCTGTCTGCAGGACATCCATTGGAGCCACGGGAGCTTCGGCTACTTCCCGACGTACACGCTCGGCAGCGTGCTGGCCGCCCAGATCGACGACGCCATCCGAGAAGATCTCGATGTCGACGAACTCGTCCGAACGGGTGAGTTCGAGCCGATCCACGAGTGGCTCACCGACACGGTCCACAGCGAGGGCTGCCGGTTCACCACCGACGACCTGATCGAGCGCGCGACCGGCGAGGAGCTGACCGCCGACTACTTCGTCGACTACGTCACCGAGAAGTACGGCGACCTCTACGGCGTCTGA
- a CDS encoding S9 family peptidase, whose translation MADDDGDLLEELASLPTFHHPTASPDGDEVAVYYDGTGRNELHLIDAETGESTRISDGEVPRNARWHVEWGADGERVFFHLDDDGNEQNDVHAIDRDGSAEAVVEMDGQVSLADVGADGETLLVGSSAGGQMNLYRHDLPTGETTKLTDYERAAYGGTLSPDCDRIAYGTNETDAYENMDVYVANADGSEPRNLEIGETGAESAPADWGPEGDRLLVQDNTEDLTRCGIYDLRTDEVTWYGDLDAEEQPVAFLPDGERFLAHRTRDAAIAPVVYDVESGASSELDLPEGVSQFPGGQGGDAALSDDRVVVTHTTADRRPELLAYDLDTDEYETLLDAEYGDLDPDAFADAEFFTFESHGVDGFQPSARQTESDGGLEIEALLYDSGERPSPAIVKPHGGPRGQDTRSFDLYTQFLVSQGYSVLEVNYRGSTGRGREFVELLYDDWGGDEQADIAEGARLLREKEWIDEDRIAVFGGSYGGYSAYCQMTMYPELYDAGVAWIGLTDLQDMYENTMPHFRTELLEKNIGSPEDNPELYRERSPVTHVENVSAPLLMLHGVNDRRVPVSQSRIFRDALVDAGYTEGEDADFEYVELGEEGHASSDIDQKIRLFEILADFLDRRL comes from the coding sequence ATGGCCGACGACGACGGCGACCTGCTCGAAGAGCTCGCGAGCCTTCCCACGTTCCACCACCCGACGGCGTCCCCCGACGGCGACGAGGTGGCGGTCTACTACGACGGCACGGGGCGCAACGAACTCCACCTGATCGACGCCGAGACCGGCGAGTCAACGCGGATCAGCGACGGCGAAGTACCCCGGAACGCCCGCTGGCACGTCGAGTGGGGCGCCGACGGCGAGCGCGTGTTCTTCCATCTCGACGACGACGGCAACGAGCAAAACGACGTCCACGCGATCGACCGCGACGGATCGGCCGAGGCCGTCGTCGAGATGGACGGCCAAGTGAGCCTCGCTGACGTCGGCGCGGACGGCGAGACGCTGCTGGTCGGTTCCTCGGCGGGCGGCCAGATGAACCTCTACCGGCACGACCTGCCGACCGGCGAGACCACGAAGCTCACCGACTACGAGCGCGCCGCCTACGGCGGGACCCTCTCGCCGGACTGCGATCGGATCGCGTACGGCACCAACGAGACCGACGCCTACGAGAACATGGACGTCTACGTTGCGAACGCGGACGGTTCCGAGCCCCGGAACCTCGAGATCGGCGAGACGGGCGCCGAGTCGGCGCCGGCCGACTGGGGCCCCGAGGGCGACCGCCTGCTCGTCCAAGACAACACCGAGGACCTCACGCGGTGTGGCATCTACGACCTGCGGACCGACGAGGTGACTTGGTACGGCGACCTCGACGCCGAAGAACAGCCGGTCGCCTTCCTCCCCGACGGGGAGCGCTTTTTGGCTCACCGGACGCGCGACGCCGCGATCGCGCCGGTCGTCTACGACGTCGAGAGCGGTGCGAGCAGCGAACTCGACCTCCCAGAGGGAGTCTCGCAGTTTCCCGGCGGACAGGGCGGCGACGCCGCCCTCTCGGACGACCGCGTCGTCGTGACCCACACCACCGCGGACCGCCGGCCCGAACTGCTGGCCTACGACCTCGACACCGACGAGTACGAGACACTGCTGGACGCGGAGTACGGCGACCTCGATCCCGACGCATTCGCCGACGCCGAGTTCTTCACGTTCGAGTCGCACGGCGTCGACGGCTTCCAGCCGTCGGCTCGTCAGACTGAGTCTGATGGTGGGCTGGAGATCGAGGCGCTGCTGTACGACTCTGGCGAGCGGCCCTCACCGGCGATCGTCAAGCCTCACGGCGGCCCGCGCGGCCAAGACACCCGGAGTTTCGACCTTTACACCCAGTTCCTCGTCAGTCAGGGGTACAGCGTGCTGGAGGTGAACTATCGCGGATCGACCGGTCGCGGGCGGGAGTTCGTCGAACTGCTGTACGACGACTGGGGCGGCGACGAGCAGGCCGACATCGCCGAGGGTGCCCGGCTGCTGCGCGAGAAGGAATGGATCGACGAGGACCGCATCGCGGTGTTCGGCGGCTCCTACGGCGGGTACTCGGCGTACTGCCAGATGACGATGTACCCCGAGCTGTACGACGCGGGCGTCGCTTGGATCGGCCTGACCGACCTCCAGGACATGTACGAGAACACGATGCCCCACTTCCGGACGGAACTCTTGGAAAAGAACATCGGCTCGCCCGAGGACAACCCCGAACTGTACCGCGAGCGCAGCCCCGTGACCCACGTCGAGAACGTTTCGGCGCCGCTGCTGATGCTCCACGGCGTCAACGACCGACGCGTGCCGGTATCGCAGTCCCGGATCTTCCGGGACGCGCTGGTCGACGCGGGCTACACCGAGGGCGAGGACGCCGACTTCGAGTACGTCGAACTCGGCGAGGAGGGCCACGCCTCCTCGGACATCGACCAGAAGATCCGGCTGTTCGAGATCTTGGCCGACTTCCTCGATCGCCGACTGTAG